The DNA sequence AGGGGGCGGGCAGGGTGGCGGTGGGAAAGTACACCGGGAAGGTGTAGCCCTGGCGCGTGAGCAGCTTGCGGGCCTTGTCCGGGTTCTGGTCGAGGGAAATCATGACGAAGGCCACCTTCTGCGGGTCCAGCTTTTTGTACAGGGCATGAATGCCGGGCATCTCGGCCACGCAGGGCGGGCACCAACTGGCCCAGAGGTTGACGAACACCACCTTGCCCCGGAACGCGCTGAGCTGCACTTCCCGGCCGCTGTTATCCAGCAGCGTCAGGTTGTGCGGGTAGCCGCTGGCGCTGGTAGCTACTACCGGGGCCGGCGCGGGCAGCGTGGGCGTTTCCGCCTTCCACAGGCCCGTAGCCAGCAAGCCGCGCTGCAAACCGCCCAGCACCGGCGTG is a window from the Hymenobacter aquaticus genome containing:
- a CDS encoding TlpA family protein disulfide reductase, whose translation is MNRKNLLQWLPLALLALVLFTDLRTPVLGGLQRGLLATGLWKAETPTLPAPAPVVATSASGYPHNLTLLDNSGREVQLSAFRGKVVFVNLWASWCPPCVAEMPGIHALYKKLDPQKVAFVMISLDQNPDKARKLLTRQGYTFPVYFPTATLPAPFDSNSIPSTVILGPDGQVAARHEGMADYDTPEFKAALEKLAAPGR